From the genome of Deinococcus sp. AJ005, one region includes:
- the carB gene encoding carbamoyl-phosphate synthase large subunit has translation MPKRTDLHTILILGSGPIQIGQAAEFDYSGTQALKALKKEGYRVVLVNSNPATIMTDPDLADATYLEPLTPEFVEKVIVKEKPDALLPTLGGQTALNLAMQLHERGTLEKYGVELIGAGVEAINKGEDRELFQAAMKKIGIATAKGKMVHSMAEATEYQKEIGLPIVIRPSFTLGGTGGGIAHTYEEFLSITEGGLRDSPVTSVLLEESILGWKEYELEVMRDTADTVIIITSIENFDPMGVHTGDSITVAPAQTLSDVEYQRLRDMSLAIIREIGVATGGSNIQFSVNPVDGRVIVIEMNPRVSRSSALASKATGYPIAKIAALLAVGYTLDELPNDITRVTPAAFEPSIDYVVTKIPRFAFEKFPGSSDHLGTQMRSVGEVMAIGRTFKESLQKAMRSVESDVRGVFAALSPDELRGLLYPNPRRLEAVIELLRRGETKEQLFDATKIDPWFLSQLHEIVAAEGEILELGPIAGWKYEYWREVKRLGFSDARIGEIVGLSELEVRALRKEAKATPVYKTVDTCAAEFEAHTPYHYSTYEWEDEVTPTDRPKVVILGSGPNRIGQGVEFDYATVHAVWALQDAGYETIMINSNPETVSTDYDTADRLYFEPLTFEDVMNIVDHEKPVGVIVQLGGQTPLKLARRLEAAGAPIIGTSPDAIDEAEDRASFNALCERLGLPQPRGLVAKTPNEAQALAEQLGFPLMARPSYVLGGRAMRTVRSMTELTTYLDEVYAAVEGQPSILLDQFLEGALELDVDTLCDGERAVVAGIMEHVEAAGIHSGDSACVLPPVSLSPELIARVKADTERLALALGVKGLMNVQWAVKDDVAYILEANPRASRTVPFVSKAVNHPLAKSAARIAVGHTLEQIGLLETPVPTMYSVKEVHLPFLKFAGVLPILGPEMKSTGESMGIDADPYLAFYRAQLGAKNNLPLSGTALLLGDGLDNVAAMLEGAGLSVIREQDGDKLPDLLIDVTESRLLRTALERGVPIVSTREAAEWTAKAIAGAVGVGELGVRSLQEWVG, from the coding sequence ATGCCCAAGCGAACTGACCTCCACACGATCCTAATTCTCGGCAGCGGCCCCATTCAGATCGGGCAGGCTGCCGAGTTCGACTATTCCGGGACCCAGGCGCTCAAGGCCCTGAAGAAAGAGGGGTACCGCGTGGTGCTGGTCAACAGCAACCCGGCGACCATCATGACCGATCCCGATCTGGCCGACGCGACGTATCTGGAACCGCTGACCCCTGAATTTGTGGAGAAGGTGATCGTCAAGGAAAAGCCCGACGCCCTGCTGCCCACGCTGGGCGGCCAGACCGCGCTGAACCTGGCAATGCAACTGCATGAGCGCGGCACGCTGGAAAAATACGGCGTGGAGCTGATTGGCGCGGGCGTGGAGGCCATCAACAAGGGCGAGGACCGCGAACTGTTTCAGGCCGCCATGAAGAAAATCGGCATTGCCACGGCCAAGGGCAAGATGGTCCACAGCATGGCCGAGGCCACCGAATACCAGAAGGAAATCGGCCTGCCCATCGTGATCCGGCCCTCCTTCACGCTGGGCGGCACCGGGGGCGGCATCGCGCACACCTACGAGGAATTTCTGAGTATCACCGAGGGCGGCCTGCGTGACAGCCCCGTGACCTCGGTGTTGCTGGAAGAAAGCATCCTGGGCTGGAAGGAATACGAGCTGGAGGTGATGCGCGACACCGCCGACACGGTCATCATCATCACCAGCATCGAGAACTTTGACCCGATGGGCGTGCATACGGGTGACAGCATCACGGTGGCCCCGGCGCAGACCCTCAGTGACGTGGAATACCAGCGGTTGCGCGATATGTCGCTGGCGATTATCCGCGAGATTGGCGTGGCGACGGGCGGCAGCAACATTCAGTTCTCGGTCAATCCGGTGGACGGGCGCGTGATCGTGATTGAGATGAACCCGCGTGTGAGCCGCTCCAGTGCGCTGGCGAGCAAGGCCACCGGCTACCCGATTGCCAAGATCGCCGCGCTGCTGGCGGTGGGGTACACGCTGGACGAGCTGCCCAACGACATCACCCGCGTCACGCCCGCCGCCTTTGAACCCAGCATTGATTACGTGGTGACGAAGATTCCGCGCTTTGCCTTTGAGAAATTCCCCGGCAGCTCCGATCACCTGGGAACGCAGATGCGGAGCGTGGGCGAGGTCATGGCGATTGGGCGCACCTTCAAGGAGTCGCTGCAAAAGGCGATGCGAAGTGTGGAAAGCGATGTGCGCGGGGTGTTCGCGGCCCTATCGCCGGACGAGCTGCGCGGCCTCCTCTACCCCAATCCGCGCCGACTGGAAGCGGTCATTGAATTGCTGCGGCGCGGCGAGACGAAGGAGCAACTGTTTGACGCCACCAAAATTGACCCGTGGTTCCTGAGCCAGCTTCACGAGATCGTGGCCGCCGAGGGCGAGATTCTGGAGCTGGGGCCGATTGCCGGGTGGAAGTACGAATACTGGCGCGAGGTCAAGCGGCTGGGCTTTTCGGACGCCCGCATCGGCGAGATCGTGGGCCTGAGTGAGCTGGAAGTCCGCGCTCTGCGGAAGGAAGCAAAGGCCACCCCGGTCTACAAGACGGTGGACACCTGCGCCGCCGAATTTGAGGCGCACACGCCGTACCACTACAGCACCTACGAGTGGGAGGACGAGGTCACGCCCACGGACCGCCCCAAGGTGGTCATTCTGGGCAGCGGTCCCAACCGCATCGGGCAGGGGGTGGAGTTTGATTACGCCACCGTCCACGCGGTCTGGGCCTTGCAGGACGCCGGGTACGAGACGATCATGATCAATTCCAACCCGGAGACGGTCAGCACCGACTACGACACGGCAGACCGACTGTATTTTGAGCCGCTGACCTTTGAAGACGTGATGAACATCGTGGACCACGAGAAGCCCGTGGGCGTGATCGTGCAACTGGGCGGGCAGACCCCGCTGAAGCTGGCGCGGCGGCTGGAAGCGGCGGGCGCACCCATCATCGGCACCAGCCCGGACGCCATTGACGAGGCCGAGGACCGCGCCAGCTTCAACGCGCTGTGCGAACGCCTGGGCCTGCCGCAGCCGCGTGGGCTGGTGGCAAAGACTCCCAATGAGGCGCAGGCACTGGCCGAGCAACTGGGCTTTCCCCTCATGGCCCGCCCAAGCTACGTGCTGGGGGGCCGCGCCATGCGGACGGTTCGCAGCATGACCGAGCTGACCACCTATCTGGACGAGGTGTACGCCGCCGTGGAAGGACAGCCGAGCATCCTGCTGGATCAGTTTCTGGAAGGGGCGCTGGAGCTGGACGTGGATACTTTGTGCGACGGCGAACGTGCCGTGGTGGCCGGGATCATGGAGCATGTGGAGGCCGCCGGGATTCACAGCGGCGACAGCGCCTGCGTGCTGCCTCCGGTCAGCCTGTCCCCGGAACTGATCGCCCGCGTGAAGGCCGACACCGAGCGGCTGGCGCTGGCGCTGGGGGTGAAGGGCCTCATGAACGTGCAGTGGGCGGTCAAGGACGATGTGGCGTACATCCTGGAGGCCAACCCCCGCGCCAGCCGCACCGTCCCGTTTGTGAGCAAGGCCGTGAACCACCCGCTTGCCAAGAGTGCCGCCCGCATTGCCGTGGGCCACACGCTGGAGCAGATTGGCCTGCTGGAAACCCCGGTTCCCACCATGTACAGCGTCAAGGAAGTTCACCTGCCCTTTCTGAAATTCGCAGGCGTGTTGCCCATCCTGGGGCCGGAGATGAAAAGCACCGGCGAGAGCATGGGCATAGACGCGGACCCGTATCTGGCGTTTTACCGGGCGCAGTTGGGGGCCAAGAACAACCTGCCCCTGAGCGGCACCGCCCTGCTGCTGGGCGACGGTCTGGATAACGTGGCTGCCATGCTGGAGGGCGCGGGCCTGAGCGTGATTCGTGAGCAGGACGGCGACAAGTTGCCTGATCTGTTGATTGATGTCACCGAAAGCCGCCTGCTGAGAACGGCGCTGGAACGGGGCGTTCCCATCGTGAGTACGCGCGAGGCCGCTGAGTGGACGGCGAAGGCGATTGCAGGCGCGGTGGGGGTTGGGGAGTTGGGGGTTAGGAGCTTGCAGGAGTGGGTGGGGTAA
- a CDS encoding PIN domain-containing protein, whose amino-acid sequence MAHFFSQTLAIGRRPLRQSEPCPQWPTFTWNPRPVSVLPQTLAPDDWPTTRLGHPPCCLTALPDCAIWIRDRDFFGCGLSMWRTDMRYGVLNGAEAG is encoded by the coding sequence ATGGCCCATTTCTTCAGCCAGACTCTGGCTATAGGGAGACGTCCATTGCGTCAATCAGAACCGTGTCCCCAGTGGCCTACGTTCACCTGGAACCCCCGGCCCGTCTCCGTCTTACCGCAGACCCTGGCCCCGGACGACTGGCCGACTACACGTCTAGGGCATCCGCCGTGTTGCCTGACTGCGTTACCTGACTGCGCCATCTGGATCAGGGACAGGGACTTTTTCGGCTGCGGCCTGAGCATGTGGCGAACCGATATGCGATATGGGGTTCTGAACGGGGCAGAAGCGGGTTAG
- a CDS encoding alpha-ketoacid dehydrogenase subunit beta produces the protein MTATAPRTDTKTMTMIAAITNALDLALEGDDTVHIFGEDVGVMGGVFRATDGLQAKYGVDRVFDTPLAEAAIVGMGIGMGLAGLKPVAEIQFAGFLYPALDQVLSHLGRYRHRTRSRYHLPMVVRAPYGGGVHTPEQHADSPEAILAHTPGIKVVIPSTPADAKGLLLSAIHDPDPVFFFEAIKLYRSVKEEVPVGDYRIPLGKARIVTEGDDVTVICYGGMVEVAQKAAAAAQSAGIGVEVIDLRTLVPLDTDTILASVQKTGRVVVVTEAPRTGGFHSEISATIAEEAIEYLRAPIIRVTGFDAPYPPFTAIEDVYRPNAVRVAKAIKAVMGY, from the coding sequence ATGACCGCCACCGCGCCAAGAACAGACACCAAAACCATGACCATGATCGCTGCCATCACCAACGCGCTGGATCTGGCGCTGGAGGGGGACGACACCGTCCACATCTTCGGTGAGGACGTGGGCGTGATGGGCGGCGTGTTCCGCGCCACAGACGGCTTGCAGGCCAAGTACGGCGTGGACCGCGTGTTTGACACCCCGCTGGCCGAGGCCGCCATCGTGGGCATGGGCATTGGCATGGGGCTGGCCGGGTTGAAGCCGGTGGCCGAAATCCAGTTCGCGGGCTTTCTGTACCCGGCGCTGGATCAGGTTCTGTCGCATCTGGGGCGCTACCGCCACCGCACCCGCAGCCGCTACCACCTGCCGATGGTGGTCCGCGCGCCCTACGGCGGCGGCGTGCATACTCCCGAGCAGCACGCCGACAGCCCCGAAGCCATTCTGGCGCACACCCCCGGCATCAAGGTGGTCATTCCCAGCACCCCCGCCGACGCAAAGGGCCTGCTGCTCTCGGCCATTCATGACCCGGATCCGGTGTTCTTCTTCGAGGCCATCAAGCTCTACCGCAGCGTCAAGGAAGAGGTGCCAGTCGGTGATTACCGCATTCCGCTGGGCAAGGCACGCATTGTGACCGAGGGCGACGACGTGACCGTGATCTGCTACGGCGGCATGGTGGAGGTCGCGCAGAAAGCCGCCGCCGCCGCCCAGAGTGCCGGAATTGGCGTGGAGGTCATTGACCTGCGGACCCTGGTGCCGCTGGACACCGATACCATCCTGGCCAGCGTGCAGAAGACGGGCCGCGTCGTTGTCGTGACCGAGGCTCCGCGAACTGGAGGCTTTCACAGCGAGATCAGCGCCACCATTGCCGAGGAAGCCATTGAATACCTGCGTGCGCCGATCATTCGCGTGACTGGCTTTGACGCGCCGTATCCGCCCTTTACGGCCATTGAAGACGTGTATCGCCCGAACGCCGTGCGGGTGGCGAAGGCGATTAAGGCGGTCATGGGGTACTGA